aaaataaataaatacatttttgaatagtGAAATGTAATACAACTTACCGTAGTTTTGCACGCCAAATTGCAAGATTAGTTCTTGCTGAACGTATGTGAATCTTCCGAATTCCATACCGTGACCGTTCTCCACGGACGAGAAGGAACAATCTGGCTAttgaaataatgatttcaaaCATTCAGCAGCACTGACctgacaaaatatttgattttactgGAAAACTGCAATCTTACATTTTCCATTACGCACACTACAAAGTGCAGATTGTGATGATCCTCCCTGGATATATTGGGACTTATTAAATCAGGTAACAGCCGATCTTGTTGAGGGTATACTTACTAATTACATCGAGCCTCTGCTCGATACTATTGTCTATCCCAATTTTAGCCAAGTCCAAATTTATTGACGCTGTAGCAACCTACGAAATTTACAACTCACTCTGATCCCTTAGTTGCAGAATCCCTTCCCgaagaaatatgttgttttacAAGGTGTTTCAGACGACTTGTATATTTCATCGATTGAATGAAACAATTCTCAaagaaagttatgaatatttaagctTCCAAAAGCGAGGaatacaacaaaaacaaaattggtcaaatattattttttgaaagtgttaaaatcgctaaagaaatatttcagtatatttcgaaactatctccATGATATGCTTCGATCAGGCGATAATTCATATAGAGCATATTCAAAATCTCAAACTTTATTTCAACTTCTTacgactattttatatgaaagcattgtttacaattataaatCGTATGTTATGCCTGAATTGGATTGTTATGATTTTGGAGACATGTCGAAACTGTTGTTAAATATCGAGCTTCAagagtgaaataatgtttattctatcaaaaataggCTTGGCCAAACTTACcctactttttaagaattattagattcaatttttcatgcaaaaagtgaCTCATAAAAATATATACCATTCGAATCAGAATGAAATTGGCcatcaaaagtagggtaactttgacgaatcatatttttaatataatatacattatttcacttttgattaaaCATAGACATTGCTCGTTATTTTCCTAATCCagacataccacataagtcatatttttcccaatactttcggagaaattacaccTAGACAACATGTCTCCAAAAGCCCATGTACACAGCCCTCTTGAATGTTAAAGTTTTGAGGCTAGATATctatggattaaaatttaaacaaagcagAGTTGGGTTTGTAGGCCTGGGGTGTGTGGGTTTGCGGTAGGTGGgattggggtttgtaggtttgggctGTGCTTGGGATTTGTGGGTTCAGGTTATGTGGGTTTGTAGAGTATGTTGTTGTAGGTCTGTGACATGAGttattataggttatttttgttgttgttttttaaaatttaatcagaatCCTTACATGCTGGAGTCATTCTGAGGATGAATTCGTATTCAGCGAGCCAAAAAACTTACAGTATACCTAGTAAACTCTATGTAGACTCTCGAAAATGTTTTGTGGTCTTGCGTTATTTTCGAACAATTTCCACTGATGTTGAGGAAAGTCGTttcatgattaattaaaaaaagatatgggTAGTTATAACAATTCtctcactggaaatattaaatataacatttttagagaagaataaaaaatatttattattggatTAAAATCGTCACGTGGCTCGAATTATTCTCCCATATTTATCACTGTGAGGCGTTTTAATTAAGTGTTCAAATTTTcgactattttatcgaaaatttttaccccaaaaaagtaatttatatggTATGTCTTGTTCTCGATGATAGTTATGTGATTATGCTTGTCATGCTGTAATCCACAacgtttaaagctttaaatttgaaaaatgttggcGCTCTGCCGCCATCTTACCTCACCTTGCATCCTCTATCCTCATATTATTTAGTTAAGTTAAATATCCAAGGGATATTGCTATCCTTATACTAGGATGACTTCTTATTCATTGAAAGATCTAAAGTTAAGTGCGAGGGAAGCATAAGAGAAGCAATCAGATTTTTAGAACATTTCGgctttataataaattatgaaaagtgCTCATTGATAGCAAGTCAGATTTGTAAATACTTGGGTTTCGATATTGATTtcctgaatttttctttaaatctgacTGACAAGAAAACGAGACAAATTAGGAGTTTAGTAGATGATTTCAAGGCTGGGAAGTCGTTGAAGATTAGAAAGTTTGccacatttttaagaattttgacatCAGCCTGTCCAGCAGTCGCGTATGGTTTCATACACTGTAAACTGCTAGAAAGACACAAATTTCTCGCATTAAAATGTAGTGTAGAAAATAAAGAGGGAAAGATACGAATTAATGAGTCAATGATAAAAGATTTAGACTGGTGAAAATTAAACGCGACAATCGGACGTCATCCAATAAGAACGCACAAATTTGCAACGGAGGTATTCTCTGACGCATCTCTCACAGGTTGAGTCTGTTTTTGAAAAGGTAAAAAAGCACATGACTTCTGGGACAACAAAAGAGACAAAGAACCACATTAATTATCTCGAGTTTTAGGCTGCATTTTTCGCGTCAAATGTTTCGGGTGCCCGGTCAAGTTAGTCCAAAAAATAGGGTTAAGGTTACATTAATTCGCATAGGGCTGAATCATGGAATGCTTGTTCATATCATCAATATAAAAGAAATGTCAAAAGTCCCCATATATCCCGCATGTGCAGAAAAGTTGTTCAAGATAGGCCTATTCCACGGTTTCCCCCGTTTGCAGTCGTTATGAGTACTTCAAGGAAAATGATTTAAGATAAAACTAACGGACTCGTAGTCGTACCAGCATGGCCCATGCAACTGTGTAGTACCTACTCTGCCCATCTCTTCAAATTGACCTGGTATAACTGTTAAACCTAGCAGTAAATTATTAACAGCTCCCTACAGATACGAGAGCCATCCACTTTCATCCCAACATTTATTGGTGATAGACAAGTTGTTCGCACTGCGTATTTGAAGAAAGGAGTTTCAGAAGAGGCTGCGGATATAATGGTGAAATCAATTGCCGTATCAATATTAAAGCAATATGAATGATGTTTGAAGCGTTGGTGAGAATTTGCTCATCGCAATAAAATTGACGTCTCCAATTGAAAGACAtcggaaatcttaaaatttctaacTGATCCTTTTAGTAAAGGGGCGAACTACAATTCGCTTAACACAAGTTACTCAGAAATTTCCCTAATATCAGTGTATGATATCAACGAGGATGGTCTGGTATCCTGGTTTTTTAAAAGagcttttaaagaaatattgCTAGCATAGAGAAATCAGATCTCAAAGttggaataaaaataaagtgGGAGATTAAAACATCAAAACCCGGAGCTTTccaactgaaattaattttaccaTTCTTCAAAAACAGACCGGACATATGTACAGCAAGCGCAGTCGAGTACTATGTGAACTACACAAAAAATGTAACGATTGgtaaaacaacaaattatttatcgCAACTAGGAAACCTTACGGGCCACTTTTCGTCACAAATGATTGGCCATTGGATGAAATCCTTACTGGAAAAAGCGGGTATTAACACAGAGTAGTTCACCGCATATTGCACCCGGCATGCGTCGGGATCAGCAGCGCACAGACGGGGAGTTGATATTGGAGCCATTAGACGCAGCGCTGGATGGTCACCAGGTTCTgacacatttttgaaattctacaacAGGCCAATTCAGCCCCCAAATGACCAATTTACACGGGCAATCTTAGAATATCTTTAGGTGTGATTCACATGTTAAAGTTAAAAGCAAGGTTATGGAAGAAAATACAAACTTTATGTAAAGAGtaatgaagaaaactttttcttataaataaaattatgaatgattGATAATTACTCTAAAGAACTACATAATTATCATCGAGAAAGAGACATTTCATATAATGTTTGTttaatgataatataatataatataatgctCCTTTGATCGGTCAATTATTCACGCGATATCCTTAAAAATTATGCGCATCCTTCAGATAGTGTTATATGCAGAAACCTCATATTTTTGAGTCAGAtcaattaattactttttgagcTACACCACGAACAGtttttgaaaatgcagttttgagaTAATCGCGTTTAAAGTTTCAATACAATAAAACTATTAGTTTTAGTGACTGATCGATTATTCAGTGATACGAGGCGCATATAATAGACCTTCAACTTCTTCGAAAAATTAGTTCTGCTTTGCCAAAACTAAGGGTACAACAGGTTTATATGTACAAAGGTATTGTGAAAGAAAGGTTGCCCCATTCCAGGCGCTCATGGTACCTGAATCTGTAGTTCATAGTACGCCGGTGCTCTCGATTATGTGCGATAGCTccgtaaatatttaatatttcgatttttccTTTTTCAGTACACACTCAATATATTGTACTTTCGAAATAtgtacaaaaatcgattttttgaaaattgtaaatggcTTTCTCCCTTTAAATAGGAGACTCTCGTATCTGCAGTTTAGGAGAGCCTCTCCTCCCCACCCTTTCTGTAAACTTAAAATAATCATAtactatcaattttttttttctaggcAGCaatgttttatttgattttttcatcgTATTTGGCACGCCGAGATAGAAAGGATAATAGGTAATCCATCGAATTAAAGCGAGGGAAGAAAGAGAGGAAAATAGTAGAAACGAAAAGTTGAGATAATTTTTGCGATTCAATAAATAAAAGGCGTATTTGCGTAAGATAAAGTGTGCTTACAGTGAAATAAGTAGTATTTGCGATAAGATGCTCTATATTGGCTAGATGCTTCTTAGGAAGCCGGTCGAAGCTAGGGATCAGGCAACTTTACGGGGTTGCCGAGTATGGTAGACGTGGAGGATAATGTTGTTCCGTTAAAAAGTTTCGAAACGAAACAAAGGAGTCCCCTATAAGtcaaaaagtgcaaattttggagtaattttatttaaactagatttttcaaagaaagacCGATTTGtaagtttcaaaattaacaaaagcacacagaaacatttttaattgatatccCATAATTCAATAACCAGGATGTTATACCTAATATGAATAGGTCTTTGTGCTCATCGTAGCAGAAAAActagaattaagaattttaaatgtattttttatgaattcgataTGCCTAATGAATTTAGATCTTGtcgtttaattctttttttaaatatatttccagaaaaattataaatgcagAGTCTCGAAGAAAATGTCGATATATCCACCAGCGATACTTCGTCTTTTCCAAAAGTGTCAGACTTGACCAAAAACAGTAAGTTTAATACTCTTTAAAGTAGCTCTGacacatatttattttcataagatTATACTACAAATTTTACTGAACATTTGATAGGTTTTTATACTTTGTTACAAGCGACTATTGATCATAACACTTTTAATGAATTATTCGCGAATAGAACCATTCACGAGATGATAGAAGCGGTATTAAAAGAGGGTTAGAGAAACCACAGTGTGAAAAGAGCTTCTACTTTTTGGTCACGCTTGACGTATGGAACGCATTTAACTGTAAGTTTTACAGAAATACTGCTTTCTGCCGGATGATATTGTGGTACCAATGCTGCGATATCAACCAAATTAGGATACACAAAAAATTACTCGGTACTAAAGGAGCGTGGAGCAAACGAAGTGAAGCCGAAACCCTACTCCCGTGAGTAGTTCCGGTGATAATCGCGAAACTCTGTCCTGATTCTAAATCAAtgcaaaaaagttcttaaaaaatgacgaaaattacTATGAGCTTCAGCAATTGTGTCTAGTCGTCACGAGAAGcttttttagcattaaaaaaatcgttCTCTCTAAACTAGACATGATACAAATTACTTCTATTAGGCATAGAAGTAAGTTTAAGTGTAAATGAGATCTTTAAAGCGGTTTCTTTAAAGTTATGCGTGCCGTGTCACATATGAAGCCAAAAAGTACCTGGGCAACAAATAGATTTCAAGCTTGTAccttttgttttaacttttttctctttaaaatgaaacttattaaatttcaaagaagtgtGTTTGCGAAATTGTGTTTTCGTTACAAGTGTGTTAAGATGGCATTTTCTGCTCGAGTGGGAAGGCGAAGCATAAACCCGAAGATGAGTCGTAGGAAACCGAAAACGAACCGAAGGGTGAGTGTTGCGGCTTCACAGGAGTGAAGAATTGCCATCTTCGCGCACGAGTGCTGAACTCCGTTTGTTGTTGCAGCTGCATGTGAAATCTTTTCGTATGCCATGTACAGGCAGCGAGAGGTGTCACAATTGTCattaatcaagaaaattcaaaataaagcaTGGAacctattctttttaaaatagtcaaactgtcaatttctttataaaaattgcctTTCAATTATCAAATAGTGTGTATGTTCAACTAATGgttattaaactttaatttctttcacATTTTATAGCAAAACTACCGCATCGGTTCAAAGAAGCCGTCACATACACgtcgaatttttgttttaaatggtgCTTAAGGTCTCGTTAATAAAAACTGATATTTGATAACGTTGGAAGTACCAAAAACTTTGTCACAAAGTAGATAGACTACACTAGTAGAACGGAgagatttaatttgaataatcCAAACTTCTGAATGGTACACttgatatataatatatttaaggataagtaatttagacaaaaaaaatgtaCGTTGGTATCACTACTTACACTTTAACTAATGACCAGGTGTTTATCGCGATTGGCAGATACTTGACGAGGAGAATTATAGTTGTCTTTAACCCCGCTTGTTTCTTAGATgacatctgaatttttaataagtatcCGAAGGGAAAATCGCTCTAAAGGTCATCTGAACTTATTTTAAAGTTTGGCAGAGTATCCTACTTGTTCCGGATTTTCCTGCATGCAGATTGTATCTTCGACTTTGAATGTTACGTGTATCGCTCTACTTTTGCCGTGCCGCTTTTTGCATTTAATCTGCTCCTCCAAGATTCGGGCTCGGGTctcttctcttaaaataaatggtCTTGTATAACGAGTCTCGATATCCATTGTGAGTTCGCATCCTTCGCCCTTATCGCGACGATTGATGTATCTAAAAAGTAATTCAAAGGGGCTCTTGCTTATGGCTTCGTTAGGTAACTCATTCAGATATTTCTGAACTACCtcgagacattttttaattggctGATCCGGCCTTGTATCGATGCACGCGCTGGAAGCATGTACGCGTCCTTGTTTTTGCACATCACGCATTCCAGTGTTTCTCAAGTGTTTTTGTTCACGTATAAACCAGCCAAAAACACAGAGGGCGATGGAAAAGGTAatcaaatattctgaaaaatataacattttcttgaaatagtacaatttgccaACTAAAAATCAATACAATAGAAGCAAAAAATGACTCAAATGTTTCGCCGTATATTGTGTATTGTAGTATGACGTTACGATCATGATAGGATaggtgaaaatttcaagaagattAGTATAGTTGGTATATCTTAACATGGAAATGCAtacgtctttttgaagaaaagattCTAAACGTAAATGTTAGATAGAAATGGCTGAATAGTAATATTGTTCAAGTGTAAAATGGATTTTCGTAATTCTGTTccatccttttttggttgaagacgtTTCAGTTTCACGAAATACAATGAACCATCCGAAATTTGAGTTCAGAGTGAGTACCCGATTCTGATCAAcactatcaaattttttatatttttttcgtgacactgaaaggtcgtcaattaacaaaagaataaaacatgGCTGAAAAACTATTCTACCCTTGACAAATATCACTATTTGTACATTTATcacttacttttacgtttagaatattttctctaaaaaatcgaATACATTTCCATGACCTCATGGTAAATTACTGAATACAAACCAACAGAGCATATACCGTGTGATAAAAATAAAGTCAACGAAACAAGTAATTCTTCCGATCCTGCCGAACAATGTAAAAAAACTCACTCAGCTTCTGATACCATAGGCCAAAACCCGACGCAGATCGTTTTCTGGGCGCACTTTCGAAGCAGCTTCCAGATGGCAATAGGTCTGGCAAATTTCTGAGATTTCTCCAAGATTGGGAAACTGCTGGCACTCCTGGGAACTCGCGAGAGACACTTTGATAAGGGACACCCAATCGTATCTGGTATTGGTGAGCGCGTATGACCCGACGGGTTAGTACGTGTGAAATCGGGcaaaatgaaatttgagctgaCTCGTCTTCGTTTCTTCAGATGTGGGTTTATTTTAACTTCGTTACATAATAGTTCGTCAACATTATAGCAAATGTCTGCAGCCATTGCACTGCATGTTTCTTGGGACCAAAGTATCAATAACACCAGCTTTTATTGAGTTTATTCATACTATCAAACGTTTCGATCCACGAACTCGGAGTTCAATATGAAGTTTACAGAATTCTTGTAGAGTTATTCcacatttgttttacattaaatcctaaaagttgtaaaaaatgtataacatttgTTCAAGGTTCGCTCTTACCGCCGATTATAGAAATAATTTACGaaagattaatgcactttttCCGTGCATGTTTTTATATCATTATAAAGAACACAGagaccaaactttttttttttaattttttggatggTCCGAGGGGAAGAGTTGAGTGAGTGAGGTGAGGACGTGGTAGAAAGTGAGAATTTAAATGAGAAAGCGCGTAATCTGGCAGAGCTGTCTTGTTTCCGCGTTTGGTCTTATTAAACTGTCTAAAACCTCATAAGGGAAACTAGCTGTGTTTCCGAAACGTAatcaattcttctttttaaataaacttcaaCTATTAGGCTGGAGGACGACGTATTTATAAGGTTctcttttgtacaattttttaagttttccggAGAAATTACATTGACATTTAATGAGAAATATGATCATTATAGATATAGAAATAGCATAAAGGAATTCACTGCTTTGGAAATTTGTTCatgtttaaggtatttttttgtaactggtttaaattaatttgtaagtgatATTCCGGATTAGTGaattgatattttatgaaaaatgtgattGTTATAAGAAAACGACATAAACAAATTCGctctttgtacattttttaaaggattccgGAGAAATTACATTGACATTTGATGagaaatttgattattatggATATAGAAATAGCATAAAGGAATTCGCTgctttggaaatttgtttatgtttaaggtatttttttttaaactggtttaaattaatttgtcagTGATATTCCGGATTAGTGaattgatattttatgaaaaatgtgattGTTATAAGAAAACGACATAAACAAATTCGctctttgtacattttttaaaggattccgGAGAAATTACATTGACATTTGATGagaaatttgattattatggATATAGAAATAGCATAAAGGAATTCGCTgctttggaaatttgtttatgtttaaggtattttttttgaaactggtttaaattaatttgtcagTGATATTCCGGATTAGTGaattgatattttatgaaaaatgtgattGTTATAAGAAAACAACATAAACAAATTCGctctttgtacattttttaaaggattccgGAGAAATTACATTGACATTTgatgagaaattttattattatggataTAGAAATAGCATAAAGGAATTCGCTgctttggaaatttgtttatgtTTAAGGTATTTTTTCGATATTGGTTCAAATTAATTTGACAGTAATATTCCGGAGCAGTACGTTGACATTTGATGAAAATGGTGATGGTTATACACGAACTGCTTAAACCAATTTGctctttgttcaattttttgaaatcttaggcacttttttccattttttcagttTGTTTGCCAGAGCAAGTTTGTTTGAGAGTTTGTTTCTTCCGGAgcaatacattaaaattttataaaaaatatgattgttataaacaaattcgcaATGTGGCACAATTAAGCTGCGTGTGTTTACGCCTTATAGAGTGTCTTCTGAATGTaacttgtaatttaaatttctagtgaaaaagccaaaaatttgcttataacaattagattttttaaaaaacgtcgATTTATTGCTTCGAAATATTACTGTCGTCCAGTCAAATTAGTTTGAAAACAAATCGACAGGTCCCCCTGTGGCCGCCCTTCGAGTTCAGGGTACGCCGGCGTCAAGTGCCCCTGACCGGCCTACCCGCGGCTTCGCTCTTCCTGCTCCCGTTCCCTGTAGCGGACTTGGTCGGCGTTCGACATTTGCCCCTGTGGCCGCCCTTCGAGTACAGGGTACGTCGGCGTCAGGTGTTCCCTGACCGGCCTACCCGCGGCTCCCGTACCCTCACACAGTAAACGACCCCAGGGTGAACTCCTGCCCCGCGGAGTCGGTGCCCCGATATCCTCCCCTCCTGTACCTGACCTGAACCGACCAGGGGGAAGGTGACCTGGTTCCCCGACTCCTTGCGCGCATGATCGTCAGCTAACCCGACGTCCCTCTATTTTGTTTACAGAGTACAGCCGCAGTGCAATCCTAATAGCCTCCGCTTTCATCACCGTAAACAGATGCGTAGCATACCACTCAACATACACTCTCGCACATTCACACTGACAACGCACgcctttatttgaatatttcaaacaaacaccGCTTAAGAATGACTACGACACACCAACACACATACACAAACACACGACACAATTACACCTAGTAGTTACATTAGCCTTGTAATTTATAGGAAAATATATTGTCTATCTTTTATATCGTAAACCGTCGTTCGTTTCCCTATAAAACCTGCTCCAACTCCGAAATCCTGACAAGACTGAAGCGTCCGGTGGGACAACACGCAGGTCGAGCGAAACGAACCGCTATATTtatattctgggtacagcacgtagagttgcaaatggaagagaccctcttcttaaaatggtcaggaatcacgaagaactgGACAAAGGAGCcgttctgtacaaagcagcggaggaggctgctgaaacactcgggcttgacttcagtattagggttgagcaaaatgcatcaaattttatctatctcgagtactcactcctgaaagcccggattaagaaagcacaagagaaaaactttcgtgaacagctcctcgataaNNNNNNNNNNNNNNNNNNNNNNNNNNNNNNNNNNNNNNNNNNNNNNNNNNNNNNNNNNNNNNNNNNNNNNNNNNNNNNNNNNNNNNNNNNNNNNNNNNNNatttagctcacatactatctagttgtccaacacacgcgggaacgacctacattcaaaggcacaatgcggcactaagagtgatttattaccatctctgtcacttctacggcattcaccttaatatcgctcctctaaatgctcctagggaaattaagtcaattgtcgagaatgggaagtgccgcatataccgcatatatatgctaaaacacttgcgggaagagtgcagaaggcggtagtccttggatcactccatTTTCTTAGGTTggacgaaacttttgccggatcgtcgtattggtTCCGTtccagactgtaaccacctatctcatggtcgtgagacgtggttgtggctaaaattttactgcgatttcgctgggagcgggtgcaatttttcagattagcatccgctcccggcaaaatcctgcggttgtccttattgTCCCTTGAGTTCCGGCCACTTGAAGCATAATCCGGCGACAGTGAGCAGATGCAGAGAATGTCTCATTGTTCTGAGAAAAACGATTAAGTGCAATAGATTGTCAAGTAATTTCCCGATCTATTCTGCTTATTCTATTGAACATCTTTGCAGGATTTTTGGAAGATGCGGAAACTTTGTACCCCGTCTCTAAGATGGTTATAGACAATGGAAATTGACTATGTTGTCCAGTATGTTTTCAAAGGTGGTGTATGGGGCAGAATACTTCAAGTAttcccacctaaaattaatttttttagatcggGTTGAAACTTGGCCGAATTATAGTCCTAGTGAACGTACATTGATTTACCAAATCGTAAGTTCATTTATCAACCGTTTATCAACGATATATCTccctaagttttattttttgcttgagaatctaaattgaaattgattttttgaaaaaaaagcgtattaaaaaaatgtctatttctaaaaatagcttttttatactctttgaaatcatgtagaataaaaagtgggtCGGCAATGTTTCCTGaatcaaacttaaattttcacgctcattatgaatgaaataaaaggtGTGAGGtaaaatatataacgtaatttatatatttctgcacagataacacagccacacaaaacgaaaaaagtgtgcggatctggtaataagacacacgtattcctatggattttggggcgctgaattcaaattcggcatcaaaaatcacccatcacgtcatggttgagccataacctcaaaaaatgacgaaaaatcatgcactgaggctaataaatttcaaaataatgctagtgatgcaaattttcactttaaaaacatgtcgacaactgtgaaggatcaacccttgctgatatcaacttatttaacataactttatccaacagaacctgacctcacctgacctgaattaacagaaatttattgaactacacgtaaagctttggaagcatatgttcccagtagcaaatgtgtgctacatcgaatgggtcaactcgatgctaacctagaaataaatctaacctatcctaacctaacgaaacacaattaaactgattgtgttgtccctttgtgtttgcggtaccgtttcattcagcttcggcttaacctacatagaggtttaacctatcctaacctaacaaaacctgacctaactaaaccgattacgctggcaaccctgttcttgcgtactttcatattttgacattaatagcagtaaatgtctggagtttcgtaaccgtttgttgctagcattattcgcctgtgtctgtaaccagagcatctccacgtggtgacggtgagcaacggatccacattggttgattccctgggtaaacggcgttcatgccgtcatagcagacacaggtaaaaagtgtattacgatgcagggaaaaaccccagtatcggcttTTGGTCAGgttgggaaagcgggctctccgacgtcgtcatcatgcaaccgtagctcttcatcaatggatcacttggttggtatAGAGTCTCATgcaacaaggaaaaaaaccgcgagcatttctcaatcacatgcctgcaagaataggtcagattcattctgttacattttcagtaaatatgaagtgagcagtttgcgaaaatcaatcgacgagtaagtgaaaagtctttacgaaaagtgttttgaccgtaaattgctgcaccaagaaagaAAATGGGTTcttcacgtcatttgcaattcttgcagacttatgttgtatcgtctaaaaaattcaaaaaacgaaaagtactgcaagtactctacaccaaccacatggaaaaaacccgttattgcgaaggactgctacttttgaatgaattccgtcaaagggttcaacgccaaaaataaaaataaaatttcgtacattaatgtgtgcacagtcacaagagcaattgaaatcaataaaaatgcacgccagacaatcgggtttcacgagagagccatgctttatatgcctgtgaaatagcagatcga
This DNA window, taken from Belonocnema kinseyi isolate 2016_QV_RU_SX_M_011 chromosome 9, B_treatae_v1, whole genome shotgun sequence, encodes the following:
- the LOC117180167 gene encoding uncharacterized protein LOC117180167 isoform X1, whose protein sequence is MRDVQKQGRVHASSACIDTRPDQPIKKCLEVVQKYLNELPNEAISKSPFELLFRYINRRDKGEGCELTMDIETRYTRPFILREETRARILEEQIKCKKRHGKSRAIHVTFKVEDTICMQENPEQVGYSAKL
- the LOC117180167 gene encoding uncharacterized protein LOC117180167 isoform X2, with the translated sequence MCKNKDAYMLPARASIQGRISQLKNVSRYINRRDKGEGCELTMDIETRYTRPFILREETRARILEEQIKCKKRHGKSRAIHVTFKVEDTICMQENPEQVGYSAKL